The nucleotide sequence ATGTGCAGGCCGGTTTTGTGGAAGCATTCGTAGCCGATGCAGCCCACGTCGGCGGTGCCGTAGCCCTGGCGCATGATGATGTCGAATTTCTTCTCCAGATTGGCGCGCAGCTTTTCGGAGAATTTTTCGCCGGTGACGAAGGCCACCTCCATGTAGAGGTCCTTGCGCAGGTTAAGCCCCATCTCCTCGCCCTTCTGGGCCAGGTGCATGAGGTAGCTCGGGGTGCCGACGTAGCCGGTGGCCCGCAGCTTCTGCATGATCTCCAACTGGGTGGCGGAGTTGCCCGGGCCGGCGGGAACCACGGCGCAGCCGAGGTTTTTAAGCGGCTCCTCAAACATGAGACCGGCCGGGGTGAGATGGTAATTGAAGGTCACCTGGACCAGATCGCCGGAGCGGAAGCCGCAGGCGTAAAAGCCCTCGGTCCAGCCCCAGTAATCGTCCTCGCGGTCCTCGGGATCGAAGATCGGTCCGGGGGACAGAAAAATACGCCGCAGTTCGCCCATGTCCTTGGTCAAAAGCCCGCCGAGCCTCGGCCCCATGGACTGCAGGAAGATGAGTTCCTTCTTCTTCAGGATGGGGATGTGCTTGAGGTCGGTGAGGGTCTTGAACTTCGAAGCCTGGAACTGGGCTCGGTCGAAGCGCTTCTTGACGTCTTCGGAGTAGCGGTAAGCATAGGAAAGCAGATCCTTGATCTGGATCTGGTAGTATTGGCGGCGTTCCGATTCGTCGAGCACTTCCCGGCGGGAATAGATGCCTTCTGTGCGATCCTTGCGCGTCATGCCGGGTCTCCTTTGGCGCGAAATCCCGTGATGGGAAAAAGAGAATTTCTTTAGACCGATCTTTTGGAAAAATCAAGCCGCCCGGAAGGGCCTTCCGGCCAGGGCCCGCTGGACCACGGCCAGCAGCTCAAACCGGGTGACGGGCTTGGCGATGTAGTCGGTCATACCGGCCAAAAGTCCCTGGCGGCGGTCTTCGGGCGTGGCCGAGCCGGACAAGCCCACGACGGGGATGTCGGCGGCGGCGCCGGACTCGCCCCGGCGGATGCGGCGAGTGGATTCCAGGCCGCACAGGCCCGGCATGGTGACGTCCATCAGCACCATATCCACGGGCCGGCTGCCCAGAATGTCGAACAGGCCCTCGCAGGAATCCACGGAAATGGGCACGTAGCCCCGGTCTTCCAGGATGCGGCGCACCAGAAGCTGGGCCACGGGGTCGTCCTCGGCGTGGACAATGACCGCGCCGCCGCCGCCGGTGGGGTGAGCGGTCTCGTTCGTGGTCGGGGTTGGGCATTCGACGCAGGGCCGTCGCAATTCGGCGGTGAAGGTGAACGTGCTGCCCTGGCCGAGCTCGCTTTCCACCCGCAGCCGGCCGCCCATTTTTTCCACGATGTCCCGGGCTATGCCCAGGCCCAGGCCGGCCTGGGCGTAGCGTTTGCCCAGAAACGGCTCGCCGATGGCGAAATGGTCGAAGATGGCTTCCTGGCGGTCCGGGGCGATGCCGATGCCGGTGTCGCGCACGGTAAAAAGCAGTTTGGCGGCGTCGGAACGGGCACTTTGGGTCGGGGCCATGGTCACGGCCACGTCCAGGCCGCCGTGTTCGGTATATTTGAGCGCGTTGTGGATGAGATTGAGCAGCACCTGGCGCAGCCGCTGGGGGTCGCCCACGAGCTGGACCGGCACGTCGTCGGCCACGGCGGCCTGAAAGGCCAGCCCCCGCGAGGCCGCGTCCTCGGCGCACATGGCGAAAAGCTCGGACAACATCCGGCGCGGCTCAAAGAGTTCCTCGGCCAGCACCAGCCGGCCCGAGGCGATGCCGTTTAAGTCGAGCAGGGCGTTAATGACGCCCAGGAGCTGGTTGGAGGCGTTCATGGCCAGTTCGAGGAACTGGCGACGACGGCCGTCTCCCTCGCTTTGGAGAAGCAGGCTCAACATGCCCATGATGCCGTTTAGGGGCGTGCGCAGTTCATGGCTCATGTTGGCCAGGAACTGTTCCTTGGCCGCGCCGGCCCGGGCGGCCGAGCCGGCGAAGGCGGCGAACTCGCGGTAGAAATGCTCAATGAGGCCGCGGCGCTGGGGCAGCAGGCAGGGCAGGACGTGCAAGGCGGCGTCGGCGGCCCGGCTGCGGCCGAAAAGCGCCTGACGGTCGGCCGGGTTGGTGAAATAGGGACCCACGATCAGTTCCCCCGGCCGACCGTCGCGCAGGACCAGGGGAAAGCGCTCCACGGCCAGTCCCAGGGGGCAGACGGATTTTCGCGTATGGGCCTCGTCCAGGGGCAGGTCCGGGGCCAGCCAGGGACATGGTCCGCGCTCGGGGAATTCCCGGTGCAAAATGGCATGGGCTTCGGCCCCGGGGTCGGGCCATACAGGCATCCCGGGATTGGTGTTGACGGCAACCGGAACGCCCAGAAGCCCGGTTAAGGGATCAAGCAGCCGCTTGAGCGAACGGGGCGCTTCGGCGCTTGGCACATCTTTTACCATGCTAGAAGTCTTAGCCGCTTCCTCCGGGCCGGTCAATCGGCCGCGTCGGGATTGTCGTCTCCCTGGCCGCTCTCGTCAGGAAAGCCGGATGGGCCGGCGTCCATGGATTCGGGGAAGTCGGCCGGCGGCGGGGGCGGGCAGACGTCGCGGCCGCCGTGGCGGGCAAAGACCAGAAAACCGGTGTGGGCCACCATGCGGTCCTCTGGCCGAAGACGCTCGGGCACGGGCTTGTAGCGCCGCACCAGGATCTCAAGCACCTCCACGTCCTCGAAGGGCGAGTCTTCCAAAGCCCAGAGCAGTTCGCTGATCTGGTTGGTGGTGGGCAGGAGAAACCCCACCGGCGCGCCCGGCCGCACTACCGCCGCTGCCTGGGGCAGGTAGTCCCAGGGCGTGCGCACGTCGAGAAACAGCGCGTCGGCGTCGGTGGGGTCGCTGGCCGGGTCGCCCTTGACCACGGAGTCGGGGTAGAAGCCCTCGGCGATGTCGTGGTTATGGCGTGACACGCGGTGGGACAGGCCCACGGCGTCGAGGTTTTCGCCGGAGAGGGCATAGAATTCGGGTCGTTTTTCAAAGGTGTAGACCCGGCCCGTATCGCCCACGTGCCAGGCCAGGGCCGTGGTGAGGCCGCCCGAGCCGCTGCCTGACTCCACCACGCGGATGCCCGGACCGATGCCG is from Solidesulfovibrio magneticus RS-1 and encodes:
- a CDS encoding phenylacetate--CoA ligase family protein, which encodes MTRKDRTEGIYSRREVLDESERRQYYQIQIKDLLSYAYRYSEDVKKRFDRAQFQASKFKTLTDLKHIPILKKKELIFLQSMGPRLGGLLTKDMGELRRIFLSPGPIFDPEDREDDYWGWTEGFYACGFRSGDLVQVTFNYHLTPAGLMFEEPLKNLGCAVVPAGPGNSATQLEIMQKLRATGYVGTPSYLMHLAQKGEEMGLNLRKDLYMEVAFVTGEKFSEKLRANLEKKFDIIMRQGYGTADVGCIGYECFHKTGLHIANRAFVEICHPDTGIPLKDGEVGEIVVTAFNKTYPLIRLATGDLSYIERAPCPCGRTSPRLGSIVGRVDTTARIKGMFVYPHQVEQVITRFEEIKRWQIEVTNPGGIDEMTLVIEASNFKREEDLLHKFREKIKLRPALTVVAPGTLPPQIRPIEDKRKWD
- a CDS encoding ATP-binding protein gives rise to the protein MVKDVPSAEAPRSLKRLLDPLTGLLGVPVAVNTNPGMPVWPDPGAEAHAILHREFPERGPCPWLAPDLPLDEAHTRKSVCPLGLAVERFPLVLRDGRPGELIVGPYFTNPADRQALFGRSRAADAALHVLPCLLPQRRGLIEHFYREFAAFAGSAARAGAAKEQFLANMSHELRTPLNGIMGMLSLLLQSEGDGRRRQFLELAMNASNQLLGVINALLDLNGIASGRLVLAEELFEPRRMLSELFAMCAEDAASRGLAFQAAVADDVPVQLVGDPQRLRQVLLNLIHNALKYTEHGGLDVAVTMAPTQSARSDAAKLLFTVRDTGIGIAPDRQEAIFDHFAIGEPFLGKRYAQAGLGLGIARDIVEKMGGRLRVESELGQGSTFTFTAELRRPCVECPTPTTNETAHPTGGGGAVIVHAEDDPVAQLLVRRILEDRGYVPISVDSCEGLFDILGSRPVDMVLMDVTMPGLCGLESTRRIRRGESGAAADIPVVGLSGSATPEDRRQGLLAGMTDYIAKPVTRFELLAVVQRALAGRPFRAA
- a CDS encoding tRNA (adenine-N1)-methyltransferase — translated: MKQGDLILLVSPKGKRYLRRFDQDTVLHTQEGMIRFSEVARAGSGGAVATHIGHVFRILRPTTHDLIKGVKRSTQIMYPKEIGYVILKLGIGPGIRVVESGSGSGGLTTALAWHVGDTGRVYTFEKRPEFYALSGENLDAVGLSHRVSRHNHDIAEGFYPDSVVKGDPASDPTDADALFLDVRTPWDYLPQAAAVVRPGAPVGFLLPTTNQISELLWALEDSPFEDVEVLEILVRRYKPVPERLRPEDRMVAHTGFLVFARHGGRDVCPPPPPADFPESMDAGPSGFPDESGQGDDNPDAAD